In Mastomys coucha isolate ucsf_1 unplaced genomic scaffold, UCSF_Mcou_1 pScaffold9, whole genome shotgun sequence, the genomic window AGCTGAACCACATCAACTTGCACTCCATGTAAAAGAAGATATTGCTTCTAAAGAAGACTCTACCACAGAGAGGAAGGCTAGCACCTTCCGTCATCCAAACATTCCTACCttcacacatgtaaacatttatCAGGTTgatatgtgcttttaaaatttgGCAGTGCAGAAAAATAATTCCCTTTGAGCACTATGCAGAAGAATTTTAGGGTTTTCATGCTTTGCTGGAGAATGGACAAGAGGAACTGGCACTACTTCGAAAGAAATGACAAAACTAGCTGCTGCTGTGCTCACAGCAGGGACTGTTAGCAGGGAAGACACCAAAGGACATCATATCTTTTGCTACTTGAATAAAGTAAAGtagcaaaataaattaatgaaatgaaaacatgctAGAGACAAAAGCATAGAGAATTAATCTTTCCAGGTATGCTCTAGCTCTATCATGAAATTAGTGCAGATCCTCTGTCAGCCAGTAAATGCTCCTGAGTAACAGACTCATATTAACACCCAAGAAAGCCAACTATGTCTCACAACTATTATTGCatgtaatgttttataattttatgctgTCTTCTCTTTGGATACACAGTCTCTAAAGTGGGTTTCACATATGCATGGACTAAAGTAAGTGCATTTCAAGAAAGCATACTTTTTAAAGGATACTTTAACATCCTTTAGCATTCTTTATCATCATCCTTTAACAAAGCAGTGGGATGCCACTTGCTTCTTTCTCAGCTTTTCTATAGCTTGCTTCATGTCTGCATTTCTGAGTGTATAGATGAGGGGGTTCAGCATAGGTGTGATCACTGTATAAAACACAGAGACTACTTTATCCACAGAGAAGGTGCAGAAAGGCCTCAAGTAAATGAATACACAGGGTACAAAGATCAGGCTGACCACTGTCAAGTGAGAGGCACAGGTGGACAGTGCTTTGCTCCGGCCCCGGTGAGTTCTCAGAGTGATTAAGATGAGAGCATAGGAGAAGAGCAGAACCAAGAAGCAGACAAGAGACAATACGCCACTGTTAGAGACCATCAGCACCTCAACCAAGTAAGTGTCCATGCAGGCCAGCTTAACAACCTGGGGGACATCACAGTAGAAGTTGTCCAGTTCATTGGGACCACAAAAAGGCAGCTGAATGACAATCATGACCTGTGTGATAGAGTGGATGAAACCTCCACACCAGCAGCCAAACACCAACCGAAGACGCAGGTGGTTATTCATGACCATCAGGTAGTGCAAAGGGTTGCATATGGCAACGTACCTATCATAGGCCATAACAGTCAACAGGAACATCTCACTGGCTCCAAGAAAGTGCAGAAAGAATACCTGGGCCAGGCATCCTGAAAAAGGTATTGTCTTCTCCTTCTGTAGGAAATCTCCTAGCATTTTGGGCACAGCAACACAGCTCAGACAGAGGTCAATGAGAGACAGATGACTTAGAAAATAGTACATGGGTGACTGGAGCAGGTGAGCATCAGCCTGGACGACCATCACTATCAAAAGGTTTCCCAGGACAATAACCACGTAAATCAACAAAAATGTTAAGAAGAGAAACAACTGGAGCTCCCAGGAAGACGACAGTCCCAGAAGTACAAATTGTGACACCTCagagctgtttttatttttctccaagcCAAGAATATCAAGCGACCTAgtgtaagaaaaattaaattggaTTAAGTGGGTTAagttagaaagaaatgaaaagttatGAGAAAGTACTTCTTGCTCATCTGCTTGTACCATGTGTAGCAGTTTAATAACATTAAACTGAAAAGAGAATACCTCGTTAATATGAACTGCTATGTTCTACAAGAGTAGTTACACCCCACACCCTGCATTCTAATTGTTCCCTGTCCCTCCCACTCCTTTTCACTAGAGTAGAAGATCTGTGCCCAGAAGAGACTATGTTGTGTCTAAAACCAGCTCTGGGAAAATACCAAGTGAGAAAATGCTTATACTTTCTTTTTGTGATTTATAGATttcatatgctttttaaaaaagtattaaactttattttgtgtgagtatgtgtataaatgtatataggtgcatgtgtgctgtggtatgcatgtggaggtcaaagaacgaCTTTTGGAAGTCTGTTTTCTCTTACCATACAGGTCATGATGATGGAATTCAGATATGGCAGCTGAGCAATCACACTGGtccaatatttttgttttcttattcttacTTACCCATTCAATACTATAGTTAAGTCTTCTGAGAAGTTCAGACAATTTGGTTAATGAAATTATACTTAATGTAAAATGTATATAGAGAGAACATGCAGAAAGGTCCagaatttctaaaaaaataaaaccttacaaaacaagaaatatttcTCCAAAGTATTTTAGTAAAAAGCACATGTGAGAAATATTCTGGGCTGAGGAAGCTCTGGATACACATCTAGCAATATGGCTACCTTCTCCTCTTAAGCAAGGTATGAAAGTCCATCCAGCCCTAGaataaactagaaaataaaacaaaagaaaaacacaaaatag contains:
- the LOC116085243 gene encoding olfactory receptor 4Q3, which encodes MVQADEQEVLSHNFSFLSNLTHLIQFNFSYTRSLDILGLEKNKNSSEVSQFVLLGLSSSWELQLFLFLTFLLIYVVIVLGNLLIVMVVQADAHLLQSPMYYFLSHLSLIDLCLSCVAVPKMLGDFLQKEKTIPFSGCLAQVFFLHFLGASEMFLLTVMAYDRYVAICNPLHYLMVMNNHLRLRLVFGCWCGGFIHSITQVMIVIQLPFCGPNELDNFYCDVPQVVKLACMDTYLVEVLMVSNSGVLSLVCFLVLLFSYALILITLRTHRGRSKALSTCASHLTVVSLIFVPCVFIYLRPFCTFSVDKVVSVFYTVITPMLNPLIYTLRNADMKQAIEKLRKKQVASHCFVKG